In Chthonomonas sp., a single genomic region encodes these proteins:
- a CDS encoding prepilin-type N-terminal cleavage/methylation domain-containing protein, producing the protein MTRRPRVSGAFTLIELLTVMAITGILLTIITLPVVQSFNFTRAGQGFADAQDRARILIDQVTREVSNAAGVRDNSGDLGSIDVVVPGLNTQPELIRLAYSKIDILVPSAGEPLRGPSGALLNPNLLINPNGNPDDPANWREDPTLRTPVGQVTLPTAQGFRMVRYFIGLRDPFGVTPATGVRNEQIGARYNNPYDAILQRGAGQDNLYVLYRADVDYKTYNRALDRWEINASLFPDLNGDGVLDLDDPSFFRQYGATETKPGGGAYSAAERTAKADLIKRWRARSRVVTELSRYDMIQPIYDKATFRALYDGNVPRILSLVQFRPGRVASEPVEGGVVVRSGLEFDNAVKMGPDVMRTKFGAWANSVIRMWPSQYNGAAPWTNFGTWQPGTPYLIGRERIVSGQAVGYSLYDFPGTGAELTAGTETFDMSAYGAAAGRDRNIVPATAAVNFPFTYAVNQANGRSGWLGDAAMRSRFVPFVVDPSSGQVKASFGIEEVGTTVVAGVTDNRPVTTGGAELIPSQAGPSAPGDWTQVVNLPSSPTSQINSRFNVLWNNWTALCPNLDKSDFCKRFVDLRFLPCADGTVSPLHPTQGFARARIVPGSEVVIGPNQIPGPSYGAPIRYTRVGADTSGNVNVGPNQYFINYVDRRDLTQAAYAELGYPGILSDPTTYDPTNFAYAVLQPRFKAGYLEFNSDPQSPIPAGPPTGRAWNISVSYRFQFTESTDVFAVDYDTRQLMDVNLTIRNYSQSNLPNAQSVSLRGSATVRNFTR; encoded by the coding sequence ATGACGAGACGACCCCGCGTATCCGGCGCTTTTACGCTCATCGAACTTCTGACGGTAATGGCCATCACGGGCATTTTGCTCACGATCATCACGCTGCCAGTGGTACAGAGCTTCAACTTCACCCGGGCTGGTCAAGGCTTTGCCGACGCGCAAGATCGCGCGCGCATTTTGATCGACCAGGTGACCCGCGAGGTCTCGAACGCTGCGGGAGTGCGCGACAACTCGGGCGACCTTGGCTCGATTGACGTCGTTGTTCCCGGGCTTAACACCCAGCCTGAGCTGATCCGCTTGGCCTACAGCAAGATCGATATCTTGGTGCCGAGTGCTGGTGAGCCCTTGCGCGGGCCGAGTGGTGCTCTGCTCAACCCGAACTTGCTGATCAACCCGAACGGGAACCCAGACGACCCTGCCAACTGGCGAGAGGACCCGACCTTGCGCACGCCGGTCGGACAGGTCACGTTGCCGACGGCCCAAGGGTTCCGCATGGTCCGCTACTTCATCGGCCTACGCGATCCATTCGGCGTGACGCCAGCGACGGGGGTGCGAAACGAGCAGATCGGTGCCCGCTACAACAACCCATACGATGCGATCCTTCAGCGCGGCGCAGGGCAGGACAACCTGTACGTGCTCTACCGTGCGGACGTGGACTACAAGACTTACAACCGAGCGCTGGATCGATGGGAGATCAACGCCAGCCTATTCCCGGACCTGAACGGGGATGGCGTCCTCGACCTCGACGATCCAAGCTTCTTCCGGCAGTACGGTGCAACCGAAACCAAGCCGGGCGGTGGCGCATACTCGGCCGCCGAGCGGACCGCCAAAGCCGACCTAATCAAGCGCTGGCGGGCACGGTCCCGCGTCGTGACCGAGCTCAGCCGTTACGACATGATCCAGCCGATTTACGACAAGGCGACGTTCCGCGCACTTTACGATGGCAACGTGCCTCGCATCTTGTCGCTGGTTCAGTTCCGCCCGGGTCGGGTGGCAAGCGAACCGGTTGAAGGTGGTGTCGTTGTTCGCAGCGGTCTGGAGTTTGACAATGCCGTGAAGATGGGACCGGATGTCATGCGCACCAAATTCGGGGCGTGGGCTAACTCGGTCATCCGCATGTGGCCGAGTCAGTACAACGGCGCCGCACCTTGGACGAATTTCGGCACGTGGCAGCCGGGTACTCCGTATCTGATCGGCCGCGAGCGAATCGTCAGTGGCCAAGCTGTTGGCTATAGCCTCTACGATTTCCCAGGAACGGGTGCCGAGCTCACCGCCGGCACCGAGACGTTCGACATGTCGGCCTATGGCGCGGCCGCGGGTCGCGATCGCAACATCGTCCCCGCCACTGCTGCCGTGAACTTCCCGTTCACTTACGCTGTGAACCAGGCCAACGGCCGTAGCGGCTGGCTGGGTGACGCAGCGATGCGATCGCGGTTTGTGCCGTTCGTTGTCGATCCGAGCTCGGGTCAGGTGAAGGCAAGCTTTGGAATCGAAGAAGTCGGCACGACCGTTGTAGCCGGTGTGACCGACAACCGCCCAGTGACGACCGGCGGTGCGGAACTGATTCCGAGCCAAGCAGGGCCAAGCGCACCGGGTGACTGGACGCAGGTGGTGAACCTGCCGAGCAGCCCCACGTCCCAGATCAACAGTCGATTCAACGTGCTGTGGAACAACTGGACGGCCCTCTGCCCGAACCTCGACAAGAGCGACTTCTGCAAGCGATTTGTGGACCTACGGTTCTTGCCGTGCGCCGATGGCACCGTGAGCCCCCTGCACCCGACGCAAGGGTTCGCACGGGCACGCATCGTTCCCGGGAGTGAGGTCGTGATTGGCCCGAACCAGATCCCTGGACCGAGCTACGGTGCACCCATTCGGTACACCCGCGTCGGCGCGGACACGAGCGGCAACGTCAACGTCGGCCCGAACCAATACTTCATCAACTACGTGGACCGACGCGATCTGACTCAGGCAGCGTATGCCGAGCTTGGCTACCCGGGCATCTTGAGTGACCCGACGACCTATGATCCGACGAACTTTGCCTACGCAGTACTGCAACCGCGGTTCAAGGCAGGCTACCTGGAGTTCAATTCCGATCCGCAATCGCCGATTCCTGCAGGCCCACCCACCGGACGCGCCTGGAACATCTCGGTGAGCTACCGCTTCCAATTCACAGAGTCCACGGATGTGTTCGCGGTTGATTACGACACGCGGCAACTGATGGACGTGAACTTGACGATTCGAAACTACTCGCAAAGCAACCTGCCGAATGCGCAGAGTGTGAGTCTGCGGGGTTCAGCGACGGTGAGGAACTTCACCCGCTAA